In Haloplanus rubicundus, one DNA window encodes the following:
- a CDS encoding MFS transporter, with the protein MSLSVRRRRLLLWTALAGGFLFVNFHRTATAVLADSLARTFDATGSQLGLLHSSFFYIYAALQLPAGLVVDRYGPRWVGAAGLAVLSAGVLWFARSDTLLVAFLARAVVGLGGSVCYIATLRFCANWFRPDEYATMTGYTVAAAGAGGILATTPLALAIDRVGWRLAILATGVVTAVVAVAVAGAVRDTPSDAGYDDVGVGVGVAVADEDTASLSDIVANTRTVLREAETWLMGLLLFLVLGVNFTVLGLWGVPFVADTYGVSVARASTYLLVGNVGFVLGSPAIGALSDRTGRRTELIVATAVVFALSYGVLVTVPPLPVVGAALFCALLANGGVSLVFTVGKERHEPAVAGTVTGVINSLGYVGAATLPTVMGAVLDAYWTGEVINGARVYTVAGYRVAFGIATAAALLAVVAGLWLHRREAQVAGPSTPAVGDG; encoded by the coding sequence ATGTCTCTCTCGGTTCGCCGCCGGCGTCTCCTCCTGTGGACCGCGCTCGCCGGCGGCTTCCTGTTCGTCAACTTTCACCGGACCGCCACGGCCGTCCTCGCCGACTCGCTCGCGCGTACGTTCGACGCCACCGGCTCCCAGCTCGGCCTGCTCCACTCCTCGTTTTTCTACATCTACGCCGCCCTCCAGCTTCCGGCGGGACTCGTCGTCGACCGCTACGGGCCGCGGTGGGTCGGCGCCGCCGGGCTGGCCGTGTTGAGCGCCGGTGTCCTCTGGTTCGCACGGAGCGACACGCTGCTCGTCGCCTTCCTCGCTCGGGCCGTCGTCGGCCTCGGCGGGAGCGTCTGCTACATCGCCACCCTGCGGTTCTGTGCGAACTGGTTCCGGCCGGACGAGTACGCGACGATGACCGGCTACACCGTCGCCGCGGCGGGCGCGGGGGGCATCCTCGCGACCACGCCGCTGGCGCTCGCCATCGACCGGGTGGGGTGGCGCCTCGCCATCCTCGCGACGGGGGTGGTCACCGCCGTCGTCGCCGTCGCCGTCGCGGGCGCGGTACGGGACACACCGAGTGACGCGGGGTACGACGACGTGGGCGTCGGTGTCGGCGTCGCCGTTGCCGACGAGGACACCGCGTCCCTTTCGGACATCGTCGCCAACACCCGCACCGTCCTCCGCGAGGCCGAGACGTGGCTGATGGGCCTGCTGCTCTTTCTGGTCCTCGGCGTCAACTTCACCGTCCTCGGCCTGTGGGGCGTCCCCTTCGTCGCCGACACGTACGGCGTCTCGGTGGCGCGGGCGTCGACGTACCTCCTCGTCGGCAACGTCGGGTTCGTGCTCGGCTCGCCCGCCATCGGCGCGCTCTCCGACCGGACCGGCCGGCGGACGGAGCTCATCGTCGCGACGGCCGTCGTGTTCGCGCTCTCTTACGGGGTGCTGGTCACCGTCCCGCCGCTCCCCGTCGTCGGCGCCGCGCTCTTCTGTGCCCTCCTCGCCAACGGCGGCGTCTCCCTCGTGTTCACCGTCGGCAAGGAGCGCCACGAACCGGCCGTCGCCGGCACCGTCACCGGCGTCATCAACAGCCTCGGCTACGTCGGCGCCGCGACGCTGCCGACGGTCATGGGCGCCGTCCTCGACGCCTACTGGACGGGTGAGGTCATCAACGGTGCCCGCGTCTACACCGTCGCCGGCTACCGCGTCGCCTTCGGTATCGCGACGGCGGCGGCCCTCCTCGCCGTCGTCGCCGGCCTCTGGCTCCATCGCCGCGAGGCGCAGGTCGCCGGGCCGTCGACACCGGCCGTGGGCGACGGCTGA
- a CDS encoding alpha/beta fold hydrolase has protein sequence METVTHHGRETAYRRHDRGGDADPILFVHGSGGSHAVWKSQARLADDRPVVALDLSGHGESDDVAAEPGYEALSAYVDDAVAVAEATDARVLCGNSLGGAVVMTALLERDVDLDAAVLAGTGARLAVLDDLLRWLRNDFERAIEFLHGPDRLFHDPDDRLVAASSEMLHAAGRAVTERDFRTCHDFDVRGRLDEVDTPTLAVVGEYDALTPPWYHEALAERIPDAEWTTVDDAAHLAMLERPAAFNEALSGFLDA, from the coding sequence ATGGAGACGGTTACCCACCACGGGCGGGAGACGGCGTACCGCCGCCACGACCGCGGCGGCGACGCCGATCCGATCCTGTTCGTCCACGGCAGCGGTGGATCGCACGCGGTCTGGAAGTCCCAGGCCAGACTCGCCGACGACCGGCCCGTCGTCGCCCTCGATCTGAGCGGGCACGGAGAGAGCGACGACGTGGCGGCCGAACCGGGCTACGAGGCGCTCTCGGCGTACGTCGACGACGCCGTCGCCGTCGCCGAGGCGACGGACGCTCGGGTCCTCTGTGGCAACTCGCTCGGCGGGGCAGTCGTCATGACGGCACTCCTCGAACGCGACGTGGACCTCGACGCCGCCGTCCTCGCGGGGACCGGCGCCAGACTCGCCGTCCTCGACGACCTGCTTCGGTGGCTCCGGAACGACTTCGAGCGGGCGATCGAGTTCCTCCACGGTCCGGATCGGCTCTTTCACGACCCCGACGACCGACTGGTGGCGGCGTCGAGCGAGATGCTCCACGCGGCGGGGCGGGCCGTCACCGAACGCGACTTCCGAACCTGCCACGACTTCGACGTGCGCGGCCGCCTCGACGAGGTCGACACGCCGACCCTCGCCGTCGTCGGCGAGTACGACGCACTCACGCCGCCCTGGTACCACGAGGCGCTCGCCGAACGCATCCCCGACGCCGAGTGGACGACCGTCGACGACGCGGCCCACCTCGCCATGCTGGAGCGTCCCGCGGCGTTCAACGAGGCACTGAGCGGCTTCCTCGACGCGTAA
- a CDS encoding sensor histidine kinase — protein sequence MPEPCRTLQNALNALDDVFYVYDERGRLIFWNTRLNELFALDDERIAEMRPVDFFVDADRPAVEAAVQRIFDEGETVVEAWADTTEGRIRFELTGRKLTDDGHTIGFCGVGRDVTDRRERERQVAAQNDRLTQFATILVHDLRNPLAVATGYLDRYQADGEPADIERVTDSLERIERIVDDVLTVAMEGQAVIDARPVSVGDTARSAWEMIDASDASLDVQTTLVVDGDESRLQRLFENLFRNSVEHGSTDDRHKSGDEGGEHAGPSIAVTETGAGFAVADDGPGIPAAERERVFDPGVTQSEDGTGFGLYIVRTIAEAHGWTVGVTEGERGGARFEFTTTPVGMPGDGGP from the coding sequence ATGCCCGAGCCGTGCCGGACGCTGCAGAACGCCCTGAACGCACTCGACGACGTGTTCTACGTCTACGACGAACGCGGTCGGTTGATCTTCTGGAACACCCGCCTGAACGAACTCTTCGCCCTGGACGACGAGCGGATAGCGGAAATGCGGCCCGTGGACTTTTTCGTCGACGCCGACCGGCCGGCAGTCGAAGCCGCAGTCCAGCGAATCTTCGACGAGGGGGAGACGGTCGTCGAGGCGTGGGCCGATACGACGGAAGGACGGATTCGCTTCGAACTCACGGGGCGGAAGCTGACCGACGACGGGCACACCATCGGGTTCTGTGGCGTGGGTCGCGACGTGACCGACCGCCGCGAGCGGGAGCGGCAGGTCGCGGCACAGAACGACCGCCTCACGCAGTTCGCGACGATTCTCGTCCACGACCTGCGAAACCCGCTCGCCGTCGCCACGGGGTATCTCGACCGCTACCAGGCCGACGGCGAACCCGCGGACATCGAGCGTGTCACCGACTCGCTGGAACGGATCGAACGCATCGTCGACGACGTACTCACCGTCGCCATGGAGGGGCAGGCGGTGATCGACGCCCGACCGGTGTCGGTCGGCGACACCGCCCGGAGCGCGTGGGAGATGATCGACGCCAGCGACGCCAGCCTCGACGTGCAAACGACGCTCGTCGTCGACGGCGACGAGTCGCGGCTCCAGCGACTGTTCGAGAACCTGTTTCGAAACAGTGTGGAGCACGGTTCCACGGACGACCGACACAAAAGCGGCGACGAGGGCGGCGAACACGCCGGGCCGTCGATAGCCGTCACCGAGACGGGGGCGGGCTTTGCCGTCGCCGACGACGGACCCGGCATCCCCGCCGCGGAGCGTGAGCGAGTGTTCGACCCCGGAGTCACGCAGTCGGAGGACGGCACGGGGTTCGGCCTCTACATCGTCCGGACCATCGCGGAGGCCCACGGCTGGACGGTGGGCGTCACCGAAGGGGAGCGTGGCGGCGCGCGCTTCGAGTTCACGACGACGCCGGTGGGCATGCCCGGCGACGGCGGTCCGTGA
- a CDS encoding CBS domain-containing protein, whose product MIDVPVSAVMTEAVPTVSPDMTAAEAASHLRRADVHAVVVAAGDGVEGIVTESDVVAVVAEGGGNPTVDSFMSSPVVTISPTTPVGLAADRMRDAGVTCLPVVDGAESGVPDARPESGNGGRPLGLVTRTDIAPYLSRHRLDVDWEGDPLSLDGTGTPERSAE is encoded by the coding sequence ATGATCGACGTTCCCGTCTCCGCCGTCATGACCGAGGCCGTCCCGACCGTTTCGCCGGACATGACGGCCGCCGAAGCCGCGAGCCACCTTCGCCGGGCCGACGTCCACGCCGTCGTCGTCGCCGCGGGCGACGGCGTCGAGGGCATCGTCACCGAATCGGACGTTGTCGCCGTCGTCGCCGAGGGAGGCGGGAACCCCACGGTCGACTCGTTCATGTCGTCGCCGGTGGTGACGATCAGTCCGACCACGCCGGTCGGTCTCGCCGCCGACCGGATGCGCGACGCGGGCGTAACCTGTCTCCCCGTCGTGGACGGCGCGGAGTCGGGGGTCCCGGACGCCCGACCGGAGTCCGGCAACGGCGGCCGCCCTCTGGGGCTAGTCACTCGGACCGACATCGCGCCGTATCTCTCCCGACACCGCCTCGACGTCGACTGGGAGGGCGACCCCCTCTCGCTCGACGGGACGGGGACGCCGGAGCGGTCGGCGGAGTGA
- a CDS encoding mechanosensitive ion channel family protein yields MRYTGPLALAVAVALYAGSRVVRRFGVDETLFGVAIGPPALLVLSVAAVVLAAYGGYRLVGGFLLAHTASKRRRHDVRNVLRLVFGALGLVAGFGVVTRDWVSVLFSLGVVGFAITFALQGALASMIGWFYIVIKRPYGVGDRIAIEGTRGDVASIDLFVTEVWEIDGDLVSSNQPSGRIVTVPNSVVLSSHVVNFHGEGVPHVWNELSVQVAYETDLDFAADVMIDAAVDHLGDEMAAGVAEYRERLAETPVELDVNDRPTVNVVQKESWVELRLRYLVHPRRGTRARNALYRDILDRFADAPDRVAFPVGRNR; encoded by the coding sequence ATGCGGTACACCGGTCCCCTCGCCCTCGCCGTCGCCGTCGCCCTCTACGCCGGCTCCCGCGTCGTGCGCCGATTCGGCGTCGACGAGACCCTGTTCGGGGTGGCCATCGGCCCGCCGGCGCTGTTGGTGCTGTCCGTCGCGGCCGTCGTCCTGGCGGCGTACGGGGGGTACCGACTCGTCGGGGGGTTCCTCCTCGCTCACACCGCGAGCAAGCGCCGCCGCCACGACGTGCGGAACGTCCTCCGGCTCGTCTTCGGCGCCCTCGGGCTCGTCGCCGGCTTCGGCGTCGTCACCCGCGACTGGGTGAGCGTCCTGTTCTCGCTCGGGGTCGTCGGCTTCGCCATTACCTTCGCGCTCCAGGGGGCGCTCGCCTCCATGATCGGCTGGTTCTACATCGTCATCAAGCGCCCCTACGGCGTGGGCGACCGGATCGCCATCGAGGGCACCCGCGGCGACGTGGCCTCCATCGACCTCTTCGTGACGGAGGTGTGGGAGATCGACGGCGACCTCGTCTCCAGCAACCAGCCCTCGGGGCGCATCGTCACCGTCCCCAACAGCGTGGTCCTCTCCTCGCACGTCGTCAACTTCCACGGGGAGGGCGTCCCGCACGTCTGGAACGAACTCTCGGTGCAGGTGGCCTACGAGACGGACCTCGACTTCGCGGCCGACGTGATGATCGACGCCGCCGTCGACCACCTCGGCGACGAGATGGCGGCGGGCGTCGCGGAGTACCGCGAGCGCCTCGCCGAGACGCCCGTCGAACTCGACGTGAACGACCGCCCGACGGTCAACGTCGTCCAGAAGGAGTCGTGGGTCGAACTCCGGTTGCGCTATCTCGTTCACCCGCGCCGCGGGACACGGGCGCGCAACGCCCTGTACCGGGACATCCTCGACCGCTTCGCCGACGCACCCGACCGGGTGGCGTTTCCCGTCGGTCGCAATCGCTAA
- a CDS encoding DUF5822 domain-containing protein has product MPHRVERTDPDGVDFGWVMQVTFVATIVVGAPLVAALSTTTTLPTWGARAAFAVRVGAAVWFVTALLAYAYARRNADS; this is encoded by the coding sequence GTGCCACACCGCGTCGAGCGAACCGACCCCGACGGCGTCGACTTCGGGTGGGTGATGCAGGTGACGTTCGTCGCCACCATCGTCGTCGGCGCGCCCCTCGTCGCCGCCCTCTCGACGACGACGACGCTCCCGACGTGGGGCGCCCGCGCCGCCTTCGCGGTCCGGGTCGGGGCGGCCGTCTGGTTCGTCACCGCGCTCCTCGCGTACGCGTACGCCCGTCGAAACGCCGACTCGTAG
- a CDS encoding CDC48 family AAA ATPase, with amino-acid sequence MKLVVKPLKQKDAGRGLAAIDRAAVAEMGLEVGDYIRIEGKEGTAIARVWPGHPEDQGSGVIRIDGQLRQQANVGIDDRVEVEKADVKQAERVTVALPQQIGIRGDIGHYLRDKLTDKPITKGQTLRVPFGFGFMSGRQSQALPLKVADTDPSGTVVVTDSTEVTVSEKPAEQIRESGGEARADTPDVTYEDIGGLDRELEQVREMIELPMRHPELFRRLGIDPPKGVLLHGPPGTGKTLIAKAVANEIDAHFHTISGPEIMSKYYGESEEQLRDAFEEAEENAPAIVFIDEIDSIAPERGEAGGDVERRVVAQLLSLMDGLEERGEVVVIGATNRVDAIDPALRRGGRFDREIEIGVPDRDGRREILQVHTRNMPLAEDVNIEGFAESTHGFVGADIESLAKEAAMNALRRIRPQIDLEEEEIDAEILEDLEVGQDDFQEAMKGIEPSALREVFVEVPDVTWNDVGGLEDTKERLRETIQWPLDYPEVFEAMDMESAKGVLMYGPPGTGKTLLAKAVANEAESNFISVKGPELLDKYVGESEKGVREIFSKARENAPTVIFFDEIDAIATERGRNTGDSGVSERVVSQLLTELDGLETLEDVVVIATSNRPDLIDSALLRPGRLDRHVHVPVPDEEARRAIFEVHTRDKPLADDVDLDSLARRTENYVGADIEAVCREASMAASREFIHSVSPEEIGESIGNVRITMDHFEQALEEVTASVTDDVRERYREIEQRFTTDEPDVGTETEASRTFH; translated from the coding sequence ATGAAGCTCGTCGTCAAACCACTGAAACAGAAAGACGCCGGCCGTGGACTGGCCGCCATCGACCGCGCCGCGGTCGCGGAGATGGGGCTGGAGGTCGGCGACTACATCCGCATCGAGGGGAAAGAGGGCACGGCCATCGCGCGCGTCTGGCCCGGTCACCCCGAGGACCAGGGGTCGGGCGTCATCCGCATCGACGGCCAGCTCCGCCAGCAGGCCAACGTCGGCATCGACGACCGCGTCGAAGTCGAGAAGGCGGACGTGAAACAGGCCGAACGGGTGACGGTCGCGCTCCCCCAGCAGATCGGTATCCGGGGCGACATCGGCCACTACCTCCGTGACAAGCTGACCGACAAGCCGATCACGAAGGGACAGACCCTCCGTGTCCCCTTCGGCTTCGGCTTCATGAGCGGTCGGCAGAGTCAGGCGCTCCCGCTGAAGGTCGCCGACACCGACCCGTCCGGCACCGTCGTCGTCACCGACTCGACCGAGGTGACGGTCAGCGAGAAGCCCGCCGAACAGATCCGCGAGTCGGGCGGCGAGGCCCGCGCCGACACGCCGGACGTGACCTACGAGGACATCGGCGGTCTCGACCGCGAACTCGAACAGGTTCGCGAGATGATCGAGCTGCCGATGCGCCACCCCGAACTGTTCCGGCGCCTCGGCATCGACCCGCCGAAGGGCGTGCTCCTCCACGGCCCGCCCGGCACCGGGAAGACGCTCATCGCCAAGGCTGTCGCCAACGAAATCGACGCCCACTTCCACACCATCAGTGGGCCGGAGATCATGTCGAAATACTACGGCGAGAGCGAGGAGCAACTCCGCGACGCCTTCGAGGAAGCCGAGGAGAACGCCCCCGCCATCGTCTTCATCGACGAAATCGACTCCATCGCCCCCGAGCGTGGCGAGGCCGGCGGCGACGTCGAACGCCGCGTCGTCGCGCAGCTACTCAGCCTGATGGACGGGCTGGAGGAGCGCGGCGAGGTCGTGGTCATCGGCGCGACCAACCGCGTCGACGCCATCGACCCCGCGCTCCGCCGCGGCGGCCGGTTCGACCGCGAGATCGAGATCGGCGTCCCCGACCGCGACGGCCGGCGCGAGATCCTGCAGGTCCACACCCGCAACATGCCGCTCGCCGAGGACGTGAACATCGAGGGCTTCGCCGAGTCCACGCACGGGTTCGTCGGTGCCGACATCGAGAGCCTCGCCAAAGAGGCCGCGATGAACGCGCTCCGGCGCATCCGCCCGCAGATCGACCTCGAGGAGGAGGAGATCGACGCCGAGATCCTGGAGGATCTGGAGGTCGGCCAGGACGACTTCCAGGAGGCGATGAAAGGTATCGAACCCTCCGCGCTGCGGGAAGTGTTCGTCGAGGTACCCGACGTGACCTGGAACGACGTGGGCGGTCTGGAGGACACCAAAGAGCGCCTCCGCGAGACCATCCAGTGGCCGCTCGACTACCCCGAGGTGTTCGAGGCCATGGACATGGAGTCCGCGAAGGGCGTTCTCATGTACGGCCCGCCCGGGACCGGGAAGACCTTACTCGCCAAGGCGGTCGCCAACGAGGCCGAGTCCAACTTCATCTCGGTGAAGGGGCCCGAACTCCTCGATAAGTACGTCGGGGAGAGCGAGAAGGGGGTCCGCGAGATCTTCAGCAAGGCCCGCGAGAACGCGCCGACCGTCATCTTCTTCGACGAGATCGACGCCATCGCGACCGAGCGCGGCCGCAACACCGGCGACTCCGGCGTCTCCGAGCGCGTCGTCTCCCAACTACTGACGGAGCTCGACGGCCTCGAAACGCTGGAGGACGTGGTGGTCATCGCCACCTCGAACCGGCCCGACCTGATCGACTCCGCGCTCCTGCGCCCCGGCCGCCTGGACCGGCACGTCCACGTGCCCGTCCCCGACGAGGAGGCGCGCCGCGCCATCTTCGAGGTCCACACGCGGGACAAGCCGCTCGCGGACGACGTGGACCTGGATAGCCTCGCCCGCCGGACCGAGAACTACGTCGGCGCCGACATCGAGGCCGTCTGCCGCGAAGCCTCGATGGCCGCCAGCCGCGAGTTCATCCACAGCGTCTCGCCCGAGGAGATCGGCGAGTCCATCGGGAACGTCCGCATCACGATGGACCACTTCGAGCAGGCGCTCGAGGAAGTGACCGCGAGCGTCACCGACGACGTGCGCGAGCGCTACCGCGAAATCGAGCAGCGGTTCACGACCGACGAACCCGACGTGGGCACCGAAACCGAAGCGAGTCGGACGTTCCACTAG
- a CDS encoding DUF7127 family protein: MVRQQYAGEDERFVRRYDYDDEWVIAADVGVGDDRLSVDVVGETAIVLVDEETAMEFDLPGSVESVDTNNGVLVVRGTQ, encoded by the coding sequence ATGGTGAGACAACAATACGCCGGTGAGGACGAACGGTTCGTCCGCCGGTACGACTACGACGACGAGTGGGTGATCGCCGCCGACGTGGGCGTCGGCGACGACCGCCTGAGCGTCGACGTCGTCGGCGAGACGGCCATCGTCCTCGTCGACGAGGAGACGGCGATGGAGTTCGACCTCCCCGGTTCGGTCGAAAGTGTTGACACGAACAACGGCGTACTCGTCGTGAGGGGTACCCAATGA
- a CDS encoding amidase, whose translation MHSDPQPLAPLARSLRAGDRRPTALVDDLCDRLDAVDDDVGAMLPEPGRRDRLIREATALDARHDDPASRPPLFGVPVGVKDIFHVDGYLTAAGSSVPPAAITDAESAAVTRLRDAGAVTFGKARTTEFAYFDPPKTRNPNDLGHTPGGSSSGSAAAVAAGMCPLALGSQTVGSVIRPAAFCGIVGFKPSYGRIPLDGVVPFAPSVDHVGTFTADVAGASRAAAVLCDGWEPVDPDAPPVVGVVEGPYLDQATDAGRAGVEAGADALSDAGYEVRRVSVFDDIDAVNANHDALAAAEFALTHAEWHAAYGDRYAPESTALIEEGREVGVDELADARAARLDLRERIGEHAREVGVDLLISPGAPGPAPEGIDDTGDPIMNLPWTNAGVPALTVPCGRVGDLPLGLQVVAPFGGDESLLAWGEDVADAVADVGAVDA comes from the coding sequence ATGCACTCCGATCCCCAGCCGCTCGCCCCGCTCGCTCGCTCGCTCCGGGCGGGCGACCGCCGACCGACGGCGCTGGTCGACGACCTGTGTGACCGACTCGACGCCGTCGACGACGACGTCGGCGCCATGCTCCCCGAACCGGGTCGTCGCGACCGACTGATCCGGGAGGCGACGGCGCTCGACGCCCGCCACGACGACCCCGCGAGCCGGCCGCCGCTGTTCGGCGTCCCCGTCGGGGTCAAGGACATCTTCCACGTCGACGGCTACCTCACCGCAGCCGGGTCGTCGGTCCCGCCCGCGGCCATCACCGACGCGGAGTCGGCGGCGGTCACCCGCCTCCGCGACGCCGGCGCGGTCACCTTCGGCAAGGCTCGAACCACCGAGTTCGCCTACTTCGACCCGCCGAAAACGCGCAACCCGAACGACCTCGGACACACGCCCGGCGGTTCCTCTAGCGGGTCGGCCGCGGCCGTCGCCGCGGGGATGTGTCCGCTCGCGCTCGGCTCCCAGACCGTCGGCTCCGTGATCCGGCCGGCGGCCTTCTGCGGCATCGTCGGCTTCAAACCGAGTTACGGGCGGATTCCCCTCGACGGCGTCGTCCCCTTCGCCCCCTCCGTGGATCACGTCGGGACGTTCACCGCCGACGTGGCCGGCGCGTCGCGGGCGGCCGCGGTGCTCTGTGACGGGTGGGAGCCGGTCGACCCCGACGCGCCGCCGGTCGTCGGCGTCGTCGAGGGACCGTATCTCGACCAGGCGACCGACGCCGGGCGGGCGGGCGTCGAGGCCGGCGCCGACGCCCTCAGCGACGCGGGCTACGAGGTGCGACGCGTGTCGGTGTTCGACGACATCGACGCGGTGAACGCGAACCACGACGCCCTGGCCGCCGCGGAGTTCGCGCTCACCCACGCCGAGTGGCACGCCGCCTACGGCGACCGGTACGCCCCGGAGTCGACCGCCCTGATCGAGGAGGGACGGGAGGTCGGCGTCGACGAACTGGCCGACGCTCGCGCCGCCCGCCTCGACCTGCGCGAACGCATCGGGGAACACGCCCGGGAGGTCGGCGTGGATCTGCTGATCTCGCCCGGCGCCCCCGGTCCGGCGCCCGAAGGCATCGACGACACCGGCGATCCGATCATGAACCTGCCGTGGACCAACGCCGGCGTCCCGGCGCTCACCGTGCCCTGCGGTCGGGTCGGGGACCTGCCCCTCGGACTGCAGGTGGTCGCACCCTTCGGCGGCGACGAGTCCTTGCTGGCGTGGGGCGAGGACGTCGCCGACGCCGTCGCGGACGTGGGCGCGGTGGACGCCTGA